In Halobaculum sp. XH14, a single genomic region encodes these proteins:
- a CDS encoding ABC transporter substrate-binding protein, whose protein sequence is MPVEDTHGSRATDESSTTNGSRSDGRPAVGRRRFLAATGTAATVGAAGCLGGGGGGTPTINILTWEEYANDDIQSRIEENAGVNLSITKSTSSSEMFSTWNSGQNEQYDIAIPNNNYVPKMMNADLVSPVQEDVVSNYDAVYDVFKDFADSQFTSGGDMYGVPIRFGWYGYSYDSRSVSDHEDSYKVLFEEDYVDADLGGSLIMYDNHFKAMSAAALYLGYRDAFEGSRVTLSGDQIDEVKQLMIDQKPRLQGYIAADPTYIKNFNQGNFLVGQSGRNEIVEMWSNDNDWPTMAAPTEGSLAWFESAVVSSASSNEEAAWEVINEYISARNGATLAKAGYSPSVNPNTQDNLTEQENEMFGSIDPARLEQMIPFKAVENEESWITAWEEIKSA, encoded by the coding sequence ATGCCAGTTGAAGACACTCACGGCTCCCGCGCGACGGACGAGTCTTCCACCACGAACGGTTCCCGCTCCGACGGCCGACCGGCCGTCGGCCGTCGACGGTTCCTCGCTGCCACGGGCACGGCCGCGACCGTCGGTGCCGCCGGCTGTCTGGGCGGCGGTGGCGGCGGAACGCCGACCATCAACATCCTGACCTGGGAGGAGTACGCCAACGACGACATCCAGTCCCGGATTGAGGAGAACGCCGGGGTGAACCTGTCGATCACGAAGTCCACGTCGTCCTCGGAGATGTTCTCGACGTGGAACTCGGGACAGAACGAGCAGTACGACATCGCCATCCCGAACAACAACTACGTCCCGAAGATGATGAACGCCGACCTGGTCTCGCCGGTCCAGGAGGACGTCGTCAGCAACTACGACGCCGTCTACGACGTGTTCAAGGACTTCGCGGACTCGCAGTTCACCAGCGGCGGGGACATGTACGGCGTCCCCATCCGCTTCGGGTGGTACGGCTACTCGTACGACTCGCGGAGCGTCTCCGACCACGAGGACAGCTACAAGGTCCTCTTCGAGGAGGACTACGTCGACGCCGACCTGGGCGGCAGCCTCATCATGTACGACAACCACTTCAAGGCGATGAGCGCGGCGGCCCTGTACCTCGGCTACCGCGACGCCTTCGAGGGTTCGAGGGTGACCCTCTCGGGGGATCAGATCGACGAGGTGAAACAGCTGATGATCGACCAGAAGCCGCGGCTCCAGGGGTACATCGCGGCGGACCCGACGTACATCAAGAACTTCAACCAGGGCAACTTCCTCGTCGGCCAGTCCGGCCGCAACGAGATCGTCGAGATGTGGTCGAACGACAACGACTGGCCGACGATGGCGGCCCCGACGGAGGGGTCGCTCGCGTGGTTCGAGTCGGCCGTCGTCTCCAGCGCGTCCAGCAACGAGGAGGCCGCCTGGGAGGTCATCAACGAGTACATCTCCGCACGGAACGGCGCGACCCTCGCGAAGGCGGGGTACTCGCCGAGCGTCAACCCGAACACGCAGGACAACCTCACCGAGCAGGAGAACGAGATGTTCGGCTCGATCGATCCGGCCCGCCTCGAACAGATGATCCCGTTCAAGGCCGTCGAGAACGAGGAGTCCTGGATCACCGCCTGGGAAGAGATCAAGTCGGCCTGA
- a CDS encoding AMP-binding protein yields MAPTEIDTDAVVHEPDEAVAEATNVRQFMREYGIEDYETLIQRTCTDVPGEPESGVDWFWDELVEYLGIEFYEPYDEVRDDADGPQFTDWYPGGELNLAHNVLDRHAAPDSPNRNSVACIWEGEPGDERHVTYHDLHRQANRVANYLESVGVGTGDTVGLYMAMVPEVISILYGCFKVGAIAVPIFSGFGTEATATRIDDSECRVLFTGDGFYRRGSEVVLKDTADAAIAEAGHVEHTVVYDRFGTRESADGNAAGGNATDGGTIDIPWNDERDEWWEDAVESRSREYDTKSLPSDQESMLLYSSGTTGTPKGIVHTHAGVQTQCAKEIYFGFDHQPEDRFFWVSDVGWMMGPWTLIGNHTLGGTVFMYEGAPDHPGPDRFWDMIERHGLTTFGISPTAIRALRKHGDEHVHEHDLSSLRLLGSTGEPWDPESWMWFYENVGGGECPIINISGGTEICGCFLMPMPDQPLKPCTLGGPGLGMDVDIVDVEGDSIADSHERGYLVARDSCPSMTKSLWSGDERYLEEYWSTFRDPPLWNHGDWAQKDEDGFWFLHGRADDALNVAGRKIGPAEIEGVLIDHDAVNQAAAVGVPDETTGTAVVAYVVLEDGVDPSDDLRAELTTLVGEEHGKPFRPRELLFVEEFPKTQSGKIIRRAISAVHENEDPGDLSSMENPESLEKLRSAR; encoded by the coding sequence ATGGCGCCCACGGAGATCGACACGGACGCGGTGGTCCACGAACCGGACGAGGCGGTCGCCGAGGCCACGAACGTCCGCCAGTTCATGCGGGAGTACGGCATCGAGGACTACGAGACCCTCATCCAGCGGACCTGCACTGACGTCCCGGGCGAACCCGAGTCGGGCGTCGACTGGTTCTGGGACGAGCTCGTCGAGTACCTCGGCATCGAGTTCTACGAGCCGTACGACGAGGTGAGAGACGACGCGGACGGCCCGCAGTTCACCGACTGGTACCCCGGCGGCGAACTCAACCTCGCGCACAACGTCCTCGACCGCCACGCAGCGCCCGACTCCCCGAACAGGAACTCGGTCGCGTGCATCTGGGAGGGCGAACCCGGGGACGAGCGCCACGTCACCTACCACGACCTCCACCGGCAGGCGAACAGGGTGGCGAACTACCTCGAGTCGGTCGGCGTCGGGACCGGCGACACGGTGGGGCTCTACATGGCGATGGTGCCCGAGGTAATCTCCATCCTCTACGGCTGTTTCAAGGTCGGCGCGATCGCGGTCCCCATCTTCTCCGGGTTCGGCACCGAGGCGACGGCGACCCGCATCGACGACTCGGAATGCAGGGTGCTGTTCACCGGCGACGGCTTCTACCGCCGCGGGAGCGAGGTGGTCCTGAAGGACACGGCCGACGCGGCCATCGCGGAGGCGGGTCACGTCGAGCACACGGTCGTCTACGATCGGTTCGGCACCCGCGAGTCGGCCGACGGTAACGCGGCCGGCGGTAACGCGACCGACGGCGGTACGATCGACATCCCGTGGAACGACGAGCGGGACGAGTGGTGGGAGGACGCCGTCGAGTCACGGTCCCGCGAGTACGACACCAAGTCGCTCCCGTCGGACCAGGAGTCGATGCTGCTGTACTCCTCGGGGACGACGGGGACCCCGAAGGGAATCGTCCACACGCACGCCGGCGTCCAGACCCAGTGTGCCAAGGAGATCTACTTCGGCTTCGACCACCAGCCCGAGGACCGGTTCTTCTGGGTCTCGGACGTCGGCTGGATGATGGGCCCGTGGACGCTCATCGGCAACCACACGCTGGGCGGCACCGTCTTCATGTACGAGGGCGCGCCGGACCACCCCGGCCCGGACCGCTTCTGGGACATGATCGAACGCCACGGGCTGACGACGTTCGGCATCTCGCCGACGGCGATCCGCGCGCTCCGCAAGCACGGCGACGAACACGTCCACGAGCACGACCTGTCGAGCCTCCGCCTGCTCGGGTCGACCGGCGAGCCTTGGGACCCCGAGAGCTGGATGTGGTTCTACGAGAACGTGGGCGGCGGCGAGTGCCCGATCATCAACATCTCGGGCGGCACGGAGATCTGCGGCTGCTTCCTCATGCCGATGCCCGACCAGCCGCTGAAACCCTGCACGCTCGGCGGGCCGGGGCTGGGGATGGACGTCGACATCGTCGACGTCGAGGGCGACTCAATCGCCGACTCCCACGAGCGGGGGTACCTCGTCGCGCGCGACTCCTGTCCGTCGATGACCAAGAGCCTCTGGTCGGGCGACGAGCGCTACCTCGAGGAGTACTGGTCCACGTTCCGCGACCCGCCGCTGTGGAACCACGGCGACTGGGCCCAGAAGGACGAGGACGGCTTCTGGTTCCTCCACGGCCGCGCCGACGACGCGCTCAACGTCGCGGGGCGGAAGATCGGGCCGGCCGAGATCGAGGGGGTGCTCATCGACCACGACGCCGTGAACCAGGCCGCCGCTGTCGGCGTCCCCGACGAGACGACCGGAACCGCCGTCGTCGCCTACGTCGTGCTGGAGGACGGCGTCGACCCGAGCGACGACCTCCGCGCGGAACTCACGACGCTCGTCGGCGAGGAGCACGGCAAGCCGTTCCGGCCGCGCGAACTGCTGTTCGTCGAGGAGTTCCCCAAGACGCAGTCGGGCAAGATCATCCGCCGCGCCATCTCGGCGGTCCACGAGAACGAGGACCCCGGCGACCTCTCCTCGATGGAGAACCCCGAGTCGCTCGAGAAGCTCCGGTCGGCGAGGTGA
- a CDS encoding long-chain fatty acid--CoA ligase, producing the protein MTRGQTLRPFYWRATALFPGQEIVSRTHAGRTHHDYAAFGDRVARLAGALRELGVEAGDRVGTFGWNTHRHMEAYYAPPLLGAQMHTINVVLPDDDVEFIVEDAADDVLLVDPGDPFETVERLFDRFDSVDHVVVMGEEAPESDLPVHAYEDLLSDADPVEDWPDVDADAPAGMCYTSGTTGTPKGVEYTQAMMHAHAMMVQTPSAIGIDQSDVVMHVVPMYHVNSWNFPYAATVAGAKQVYPGPSPDTETLADLVESEGVTLTAGVPTVFIDLLEYADDHDVDFSSLERIVVGGSAAPKGVMRRYATEYDVTIDHAWGMTETMSIASVSRPKAGMDLEGDEGLDVRAKQGLLSPGLEMRVVDDDGEDVPWDGESFGELWVRGPTVVDEYYRRPGANEESFEDGWLKTGDIATVDEEGYFEIVDRAKDVIKSGGEWISSIRLENALMEHPEVVQAAVIAVPHERWQERPVAAVVASGPVAEDDLRQHLAESFPRWWLPDDVRVRDSIPKTATGKFDKKALREELEDAPTPYAPEER; encoded by the coding sequence ATGACACGCGGACAGACGCTCCGCCCGTTCTACTGGCGCGCGACGGCGCTGTTTCCCGGCCAGGAGATCGTCTCCCGGACCCACGCCGGCCGCACGCACCACGACTACGCGGCGTTCGGCGACCGGGTGGCGCGACTCGCCGGCGCCCTCCGCGAACTGGGCGTGGAGGCGGGCGACCGTGTCGGCACGTTCGGGTGGAACACCCACCGTCACATGGAGGCGTACTACGCGCCGCCGCTGCTGGGCGCACAGATGCACACCATCAACGTCGTCCTCCCCGACGACGACGTCGAGTTCATCGTCGAGGACGCGGCCGACGACGTGCTGCTGGTCGACCCCGGCGACCCGTTCGAGACGGTCGAGCGCCTGTTCGACCGCTTCGACTCGGTCGATCACGTCGTCGTGATGGGGGAGGAGGCACCCGAGAGCGACCTTCCGGTCCACGCCTACGAGGACCTGCTCTCCGATGCCGACCCCGTCGAGGACTGGCCCGACGTCGACGCGGACGCGCCGGCGGGGATGTGCTACACGTCGGGGACGACGGGGACCCCGAAGGGCGTCGAGTACACGCAGGCGATGATGCACGCCCACGCGATGATGGTCCAGACCCCCTCCGCGATCGGCATCGACCAGTCGGACGTGGTCATGCACGTCGTGCCGATGTACCACGTCAACTCCTGGAACTTCCCGTACGCCGCGACCGTCGCGGGTGCGAAACAGGTCTACCCGGGGCCTTCGCCCGACACCGAGACGCTCGCGGACCTCGTCGAGTCGGAGGGCGTGACGCTCACCGCCGGGGTGCCGACCGTGTTCATCGACCTGCTGGAGTACGCCGACGACCACGACGTCGACTTCTCCTCGCTCGAGCGCATCGTCGTCGGCGGGTCTGCGGCGCCCAAGGGCGTCATGCGCCGGTACGCGACGGAGTACGACGTGACCATCGACCACGCCTGGGGGATGACCGAGACGATGTCCATCGCCTCCGTCTCGCGCCCGAAGGCGGGGATGGACCTCGAGGGGGACGAAGGGCTGGACGTCCGCGCGAAGCAGGGCCTGCTCTCGCCCGGCCTCGAGATGCGCGTCGTGGACGACGACGGCGAGGACGTGCCGTGGGACGGCGAGTCGTTCGGCGAACTCTGGGTGCGCGGGCCGACGGTCGTGGACGAGTACTACCGGCGACCCGGGGCGAACGAGGAGAGCTTCGAGGACGGCTGGCTGAAGACGGGCGACATCGCGACCGTGGACGAGGAGGGCTACTTCGAGATCGTCGACCGCGCGAAGGACGTCATCAAGTCCGGCGGCGAGTGGATCTCCAGCATCCGCCTCGAGAACGCGCTGATGGAACACCCGGAGGTCGTCCAGGCGGCCGTCATCGCGGTGCCACACGAGCGCTGGCAGGAGCGCCCCGTCGCCGCGGTCGTCGCCTCCGGGCCGGTCGCGGAGGACGACCTGCGTCAACACCTCGCCGAGTCGTTCCCGCGCTGGTGGCTCCCGGACGACGTGCGCGTCCGGGACTCCATCCCGAAGACGGCGACCGGGAAGTTCGACAAGAAGGCGCTGCGCGAGGAACTCGAGGACGCACCCACCCCGTACGCGCCAGAGGAGCGCTGA
- a CDS encoding ABC transporter permease gives MATTTDPEETTRKRLLARFQSHGARLGITAGPSIVWLALLLLAPLTFMVTVSFLTVNDAYDIVWQPTLSNYGSLFAGEGPFLSGAFAQSLLLSYGIAFVTTVACLTLAFPLAYLLARSGGRTFKVVIFFVLLPFFTMYLVRAYSWVLMFGPSGVINATLLRLGVVSEPVGAFNFGIPAIIVGLTHAYFPYMLLSLYASMDGLDFSLIEAARDLGASRREALTDVIVPLTLPGIISGSLFVFVPSLGAFITPRFLGQGKVQMIGQLIEARIKSLYAIGYGSAASMFIVVSIVVAFALAFRYVSIEELGGV, from the coding sequence ATGGCGACGACAACGGACCCGGAGGAAACCACACGAAAGCGGCTGCTGGCGCGGTTCCAGTCGCACGGGGCGCGCCTCGGCATCACGGCCGGCCCCAGCATCGTCTGGCTCGCGCTGCTGTTGCTGGCACCGCTGACGTTCATGGTGACGGTGAGCTTCCTGACCGTCAACGACGCATACGACATCGTCTGGCAGCCGACGCTGTCGAACTACGGGTCGCTGTTCGCGGGCGAGGGGCCGTTCCTGAGCGGCGCGTTCGCGCAGTCGCTCCTGCTGTCGTACGGCATCGCGTTCGTGACGACGGTGGCCTGTCTCACGCTGGCGTTCCCGCTGGCGTACCTGCTTGCGCGCAGCGGCGGCCGGACGTTCAAGGTGGTCATCTTCTTCGTCCTGCTGCCCTTCTTCACGATGTACCTGGTCCGGGCGTACTCCTGGGTGCTGATGTTCGGTCCGAGCGGGGTCATCAACGCCACGTTGCTGCGTCTCGGCGTGGTCTCCGAACCGGTCGGGGCGTTCAACTTCGGGATCCCGGCGATAATCGTGGGGCTCACGCACGCGTACTTCCCGTACATGCTGCTGTCGCTGTACGCCAGCATGGACGGGCTCGACTTCTCGCTCATCGAGGCCGCGCGCGACCTCGGGGCGAGCCGACGGGAGGCGCTGACCGACGTCATCGTCCCGCTGACGCTGCCGGGAATCATCTCCGGCAGCCTCTTCGTGTTCGTCCCGTCGCTGGGGGCGTTCATCACCCCCCGGTTCCTCGGGCAGGGGAAGGTACAGATGATCGGACAGCTCATCGAGGCGCGGATCAAGTCGCTGTACGCCATCGGCTACGGCAGCGCGGCGTCGATGTTCATCGTCGTCTCCATCGTCGTGGCGTTCGCGCTCGCCTTCCGCTACGTGAGCATCGAAGAGCTCGGGGGTGTCTGA
- a CDS encoding ABC transporter permease translates to MGSDASDGGTSSARTGQATEGPVGATSERASSHDGGFLLGRQRRNQLLKWALYAVAGCLLVFLWIPLLVMFVLSFTVNASTIFPFEGLTLAHYAATFSDSGLMRSLLNSVVIATLSASIATVLGVLASFALARYDFPYKELYRTFGILPMVIPGIVLGMALLIYFRTLLGLTPGFLTLVLTHSVYGFPFVLLIVTARLYTYDESLEEAARDLGADPLATFRDVTLPIVGPAVGAGFLFAWIRSFEDFIRAFFVRGTADVLTTSMFSMIKYGTAPKMNAVSTFIVAVIAVVLAVAMNLGNVTEYVAGTGEEE, encoded by the coding sequence ATGGGGAGTGACGCGAGCGACGGCGGGACGTCGAGCGCCCGGACCGGACAGGCGACCGAAGGGCCGGTCGGAGCCACGAGCGAGCGGGCGAGCAGCCACGACGGCGGCTTCCTGCTCGGCCGGCAGCGACGGAATCAGCTCCTGAAGTGGGCGCTGTACGCCGTCGCGGGCTGCCTGCTGGTGTTCCTGTGGATCCCGCTGCTGGTGATGTTCGTCCTGTCGTTCACCGTGAACGCGAGCACGATCTTCCCGTTCGAGGGGCTGACGCTGGCACACTACGCCGCCACGTTCAGCGACTCGGGGCTGATGCGGTCGCTTCTCAACAGCGTCGTCATCGCCACCCTGTCCGCGTCGATCGCGACGGTGCTGGGCGTGCTGGCGAGCTTCGCGCTCGCCCGGTACGACTTCCCGTACAAGGAGCTGTACCGGACGTTCGGGATCCTCCCGATGGTCATCCCCGGCATCGTGCTCGGGATGGCGCTGCTCATCTACTTCCGGACGCTGCTGGGGCTGACGCCGGGGTTCCTGACGCTCGTGCTCACCCACAGCGTCTACGGCTTCCCGTTCGTCCTGCTGATCGTCACGGCGCGACTCTACACGTACGACGAGTCGCTGGAGGAGGCTGCCCGGGACCTGGGAGCCGACCCGCTGGCGACGTTCCGCGACGTCACGCTGCCCATCGTGGGGCCTGCGGTCGGCGCCGGGTTCCTGTTCGCGTGGATCCGCTCGTTCGAGGACTTCATCCGGGCGTTCTTCGTCCGGGGGACCGCCGACGTGCTCACTACGTCGATGTTCTCGATGATCAAGTACGGCACCGCGCCGAAGATGAACGCCGTCTCGACGTTCATCGTCGCCGTCATCGCGGTCGTGCTGGCCGTGGCGATGAACCTCGGCAACGTGACCGAGTACGTCGCGGGAACCGGCGAGGAGGAGTAG